The Erigeron canadensis isolate Cc75 chromosome 4, C_canadensis_v1, whole genome shotgun sequence genome window below encodes:
- the LOC122597509 gene encoding LOW QUALITY PROTEIN: probable plastidic glucose transporter 1 (The sequence of the model RefSeq protein was modified relative to this genomic sequence to represent the inferred CDS: substituted 1 base at 1 genomic stop codon), whose protein sequence is MFYVALDTAAVGGGGIKSNVSGFCLRSLFGLVGLFLIQDKLGRGWGLGLWDIRRVSPTKFRGSFGSLCQIGTCTGIIASLFQGIFFENDPHWWRTMLYIASVPGFILAFGMQFAVESPHWLCNAGKVDDAKKVISNLWGPSKVDGSIEEFQSVLKNDGDDLDSRWSELLQEPHSRAACIGGTLFVLQQFAGINAVLYFSSLTFKDAGITNGALASLYVGLTNFAGALCALYLVDKEGRQKLIIGSYLGINVSMFIVVFAISFPIDEELHNNLSILGTILYMLTYAIRAGPITGLIIPELSSSSRTRGKIMSFSFSVHXVCNFLVGLFFLELTKKFGVTPVYGSFGVVSLLTTLFSYSFLVETKGRSLEEIEKSLNPSFTKHD, encoded by the exons ATGTTCTATGTAGCACTTGACACCGCTGCAGTTGGTGGTGGGGGGATAAAATCAAATGTATCAGGATTCTG CCTCCGCTCTCTTTTTGGATTGGTTGGGTTGTTTCTTATTCAAGATAAACTGGGTAGAGGATGGGGATTGGGGTTATGGGATATCCGCCGG GTTTCTCCAACAAAATTTAGGGGTTCATTTGGTAGCTTGTGTCAAATTGGAACATGTACTGGAATTATAGCTTCACTCTTTCAAGGGATCTTCTTTGAGAATGATCCTCATTG GTGGAGAACGATGCTCTATATTGCAAGTGTACCTGGTTTTATTTTAGCATTTGGTATGCAGTTTGCTGTTGAGAGCCCCCACTGGCTATGCAAT GCTGGGAAGGTTGATGATGCTAAAAAAGTTATCTCAAATCTTTGGGGACCATCCAAGGTTGATGGAAGCATTGAAGAATTTCAGTCTGTTCTTAAGAATGACGGTGATGATTTGGACAGCAGATGGTCAGAACTGCTACAGGAACCACATTCTCGAG CTGCTTGCATTGGAGGCACTCTGTTTGTACTGCAACAATTTGCTGGCATCAATGCAGTTCTATATTTTTCTTCGTTAACTTTCAAAGATGCTGGAATCACAAATGGTGCATTGGCAAGTCTATATGTTGGACTTACCAATTTTGCAG GTGCACTTTGTGCTTTATACTTGGTTGATAAGGAAGGGAGGCAAAAGCTAATAATTGGAAGTTATCTGGGAATTAATG TATCTATGTTTATTGTTGTCTTTGCTATCAGCTTTCCTATAGATGAAGAGCTTCATAACAACTTGTCTATTCTTGGGACAATCTT GTATATGTTGACTTATGCAATCAGAGCTGGTCCAATAACCGGTCTTATTATACCTGAgctcagcagcagcagcaggacACGCGGGAAGATTATGAGCTTCAGTTTTTCAGTTCACTGA GTGTGTAATTTCTTGGTTGGCCTATTCTTCCTTGAGTTGACAAAGAAGTTTGGGGTTACACCAGTTTATGGGAGCTTTGGTGTTGTTTCTTTATTGACAACATTATTCTCTTATTCTTTCTTAGTTGAAACGAAAGGGCGGTCTCTTGAAGAAATTGAGAAATCACTAAACCCTAGTTTCACCAAGCATGATTAg
- the LOC122595748 gene encoding LOW QUALITY PROTEIN: uncharacterized protein LOC122595748 (The sequence of the model RefSeq protein was modified relative to this genomic sequence to represent the inferred CDS: deleted 1 base in 1 codon) — MESTVIDGPEDHRHHSHIVELVASSNEPSDSASDDQITPLLSQSSDINNNNIKPPPKINIFTVSYPRRKANKEQIARLVEAEISPFTLFVMWLWSGSARYSGLLCMVLSASIYCVMEVIMDVASAQAIPLFEIAFTRCVVISILSFMWLRRSGEPLFGTANVRNLLVSRALSGCVSLLTFIYCIQRLPMSQAMILSFTTPIMASVAARFILHENLKIADIAGIAISFFGVLFILGSPTSIEGVSAAKGSGVHGAGHVFAVLIGLVSSLAGGVSYCLVRAGAKASDQPVGTILSFGLLATPATAVCMIITEDFVLPSFYSFILMIFLSMLAFFAELFLARGLQLEKTSKVANIQYLEVALFQLWGMGSLRVVLSFGKLVGCFLILVSACCTVYFGPEKEIE, encoded by the exons atgGAATCAACAGTTATAGACGGTCCGGAAGACCACCGACATCACTCTCATATTGTTGAATTAGTAGCCTCCTCTAATGAACCTTCCGATTCAGCTTCAGACGACCAGATTACACCTCTTTTATCACAATCATcagatattaataataataatattaagcCTCCTCCTAAAATCAACATTTTCACCGTTTCTTACCCTAGGCGTAAAGCTAACAAG GAACAAATTGCGAGACTAGTTGAAGCGGAGATATCGCCGTTTACGCTGTTTGTTATGTGGTTATGGAGTGGATCTGCTAGGTATTCCGGTTTGTTATGCATGGTTTTGTCGGCTTCGATTTACTGTGTTATGGAAGTTATTATGGACGTCGCCTCAG CTCAAGCCATTCCCCTATTTGAGATAGCATTTACAAGATGTGTAGTTATCTCCATATTATCATTTATGTGGTTAAGAAGAAGTGGAGAACCGCTATTTGGGACTGCAAATGTCAGGAACCTCCTAGTTTCAAGGGCTCTTTCAGGATGTGTATCTTTGTTAACTTTCATTTACTG TATTCAGAGATTACCTATGTCTCAAGCTATGATATTGAGCTTTACAACTCCAATAATGGCTTCAGTTGCAGCAAGGTTCATATTGCATGAGAATTTGAAAATAGCAGACATAGCAG GTATTGCTATCAGTTTCTTTGGGGTGCTCTTTATTCTTGGATCGCCTACCAGCATAGAAG GGGTATCAGCAGCTAAAGGTTCAGGTGTTCATGGAGCAGGCCATGTTTTTGCTGTTTTGATTGGTTTAGTGTCATCATTGGCTGGTGGAGTGAGTTACTGCCTTGTAAGGGCTGGAGCAAAGGCCTCTGACCAACCTGT AGGTACTATATTATCATTTGGACTA TTGGCTACTCCTGCTACTGCAGTATGCATGATCATCACTGAA GACTTTGTGCTGCCTAGCTTCTATTCTTTCATTCTTATGATTTTTCTCAGCATGTTGGCCTTTTTTGCTGAG TTATTTCTGGCACGTGGACTTCAGCTTGAGAAAACTAGCAAAGTTGCAAATATTCAGTATCTGGAG GTTGCTTTATTTCAATTATGGGGCATGGGATCATTGCGAGTAGTGTTGTCATTTGGTAAACTTGTTGGATGCTTTCTTATATTAGTTTCTGCTTGTTGTACCGTATATTTCGGACCAGAAAAAGAAATTGAGTAA